Proteins from a genomic interval of Myxococcales bacterium:
- a CDS encoding DEAD/DEAH box helicase, protein MSPPLMMTGIQPASAPAQVCVPVAHLGVATVWIDGDEHEIAAIRLAFEYDGISVRAGTRAAATPRIRRDGAAEVGARRVLEGLGAIDLSCLDDCDAGAVDYAVRLDRDVHALCGFTAYALPQLRTLGWRVEVAADYPWQTVAEDVALAATVDADEQRPDWFSLELGIDVDGHRVDLLPALLSILDSASSLDQLARTPRRCIAVPVGDKKYLPVPPERLRILLAVLREMYRDKDGKLGAPLTRATALAELGAALHDTGRPVRWAGDTSVRDRGYDLALGPRATAPVIAAGLVATLRGYQEDGVRWLQHLRACATGGILADDMGLGKTLQTIAHVLLEKEAGRLDRPVLIVTLTSLVGNWQREFAKFAPGLTVVPLHGAARHERLAELAKHDVAITTYPLVWRDRDVLAAHRFHTVVLDEAHAVKNPDGLAHEAIRSLTADNRLALSGTPIENHLGELWALFDLVNPGMLGTAEQFKTSFRVPIEIHGETRRLDALRERVRPYLMRRTKENVAKELPPKTEIVRSVDLTGTQRELYEGLRMAAHAEVRQQIRERGIGGSQIAILDALLKLRQVCCDPRLVGVEAARGVTDSAKYVMLLDLIEQQLGAGHRILVFSQFARMLALISEGLLGHGIGHVTLTGATPDRQKPIDAFEKGRADVFLISLKAGGAGLNLTSADTVIHYDPWWNPAVQAQATDRAYRIGQKKPVFAFSMIAAGSVEERMLRLQRKKKKLAEAIFAEGSAGAAGLSECDIDDLLAPLS, encoded by the coding sequence ATGTCGCCACCGCTGATGATGACCGGGATCCAGCCAGCCAGCGCGCCAGCGCAGGTGTGTGTGCCGGTCGCCCACCTGGGCGTGGCCACGGTGTGGATCGACGGCGACGAGCACGAGATCGCCGCGATCCGCCTGGCGTTCGAGTACGACGGGATCTCGGTCCGCGCCGGCACCCGCGCCGCCGCCACCCCGCGGATCCGCCGCGACGGCGCGGCCGAGGTCGGCGCCCGCCGCGTGCTCGAGGGCCTGGGCGCGATCGATCTGTCGTGCCTCGACGACTGTGACGCCGGCGCGGTCGACTACGCGGTCCGGCTCGATCGCGACGTCCACGCGCTGTGCGGCTTCACCGCCTACGCGCTGCCGCAGCTGCGCACGCTGGGCTGGCGGGTCGAGGTCGCCGCCGACTACCCGTGGCAGACCGTGGCCGAGGACGTGGCCCTGGCCGCGACCGTCGACGCCGACGAGCAGCGCCCCGACTGGTTCAGCCTCGAGCTGGGCATCGACGTCGACGGCCACCGCGTCGACCTGCTGCCGGCCTTGCTCAGCATCCTCGACAGCGCCTCGAGCCTCGACCAGCTCGCGCGCACGCCGCGGCGCTGCATCGCGGTGCCGGTCGGCGACAAGAAGTACCTGCCGGTGCCCCCCGAGCGGCTCCGGATCTTGCTCGCGGTGCTGCGCGAGATGTACCGCGACAAGGACGGCAAGCTGGGCGCGCCGCTGACCCGGGCGACCGCGCTGGCCGAGCTGGGCGCGGCGCTCCACGACACCGGCCGCCCGGTGCGCTGGGCCGGCGACACCTCGGTCCGCGATCGCGGCTACGATCTGGCCCTGGGCCCGCGCGCGACCGCGCCGGTGATCGCCGCCGGCCTGGTCGCGACCCTGCGCGGCTACCAGGAGGACGGCGTGCGCTGGCTGCAGCACCTGCGCGCGTGCGCGACCGGCGGCATCCTCGCCGACGACATGGGCCTGGGCAAGACGCTCCAGACGATCGCCCACGTGCTGCTCGAGAAGGAGGCGGGGCGGCTCGATCGGCCGGTGCTGATCGTCACGCTCACGAGCCTGGTCGGCAACTGGCAGCGCGAGTTCGCGAAGTTCGCGCCGGGCCTGACGGTGGTGCCGCTGCACGGCGCCGCGCGCCACGAGCGCCTGGCCGAGCTCGCCAAGCACGACGTCGCGATCACCACCTACCCGCTGGTGTGGCGCGATCGCGACGTGCTGGCCGCGCACCGCTTCCACACCGTCGTGCTCGACGAGGCCCACGCGGTCAAGAACCCCGACGGCCTGGCCCACGAGGCGATCCGCAGCCTGACCGCCGACAATCGCCTGGCGCTGTCGGGCACGCCGATCGAGAACCACCTCGGCGAGCTGTGGGCGCTGTTCGATCTGGTCAACCCCGGCATGCTCGGCACCGCCGAGCAGTTCAAGACCAGCTTCCGCGTGCCGATCGAGATCCACGGCGAGACCCGCCGCCTCGACGCGCTGCGCGAGCGGGTGCGGCCGTACCTGATGCGCCGGACCAAGGAGAACGTCGCCAAGGAGCTGCCGCCCAAGACCGAGATCGTGCGCTCGGTCGACCTCACCGGCACGCAGCGCGAGCTGTACGAGGGCCTGCGCATGGCCGCCCACGCCGAGGTCCGCCAGCAGATCCGCGAGCGCGGCATCGGCGGCTCGCAGATCGCGATCCTCGACGCGCTGCTCAAGCTGCGCCAGGTGTGCTGCGATCCGCGCCTGGTCGGGGTCGAGGCCGCGCGCGGCGTCACCGACTCGGCCAAGTACGTCATGCTGCTCGACCTGATCGAGCAGCAGCTCGGCGCCGGCCACCGGATCCTGGTGTTCTCGCAGTTCGCGCGCATGCTGGCGCTGATCAGCGAGGGCCTGCTCGGCCACGGCATCGGCCACGTCACGCTGACCGGCGCGACGCCCGATCGCCAGAAGCCGATCGACGCGTTCGAGAAGGGCCGCGCCGACGTGTTCCTGATCAGCCTCAAGGCCGGCGGCGCCGGGCTCAACCTCACCTCCGCCGACACCGTCATCCACTACGACCCGTGGTGGAACCCGGCGGTCCAGGCCCAGGCCACCGATCGCGCCTACCGGATCGGCCAGAAGAAGCCGGTGTTCGCGTTCAGCATGATCGCGGCCGGGTCGGTCGAGGAGCGCATGCTCCGGCTGCAGCGCAAGAAGAAGAAGCTGGCCGAGGCGATCTTCGCCGAGGGCAGCGCCGGCGCGGCCGGGCTGTCCGAGTGCGACATCGACGATCTGCTCGCGCCGCTGAGCTGA
- a CDS encoding alpha/beta fold hydrolase: MDNPGWTPPPEFDDLMIIRPLGAGGMGSVFLARERHLDRLVAVKFVATGTRDPHATERFRIEARALARLQHPNIVAVYRLGEVDGHPYLAYEFVDGERIDRLRLPMGWPQVLAIMLGVARGLAAAHHAGVLHRDLKPANLMLAPGGDVKVLDFGLARIFDPATGLGEGVDLGEADPYVLAPLEHTATTWDASTSTPSGRLTSIGSLVGTPLYLAPELWSGERPTPWVDLYALGLIAYELLLGYHPRSLLVGVELAQQVRAHDLPRLTEEVPSAPRPLTELIDRLVARDPAERPASAEVVRDELEMLRALYRPYLGGALAEAADEVGRSFERLSRRGIAVTEEFFHRWFAADPSVVPVLADATASRPRMLLGALKLAVENLHDPAGMLATIEDLGRRHVGKGVRPEHFAPMGEALLATLAVFDPAWTEATRRAWTTAWNGVAQILRRTLEQVEPSAERPIEPWRWVLPPAPPRTRWAVRPGGDVAWQEVGHGPIDVVVMGEWLTDVDATWRHPLVAGFFLGLAVRHRVILFDRRGTGCSTRSVAPTLDAHVDDLRTVLDAAGADRPVLLALGDAAAAAALYAATRPRRVRALVVVGGGLADPGAAPPDLGDELRAGWGGAVRIGALAPSLAADPTYRHWWAALLRGASNPSDAATLLARAAAVDVSAVLPAVRAPTLVIRRSDDQVCSAAAARRLAERITGATLRELPGADHVPWAGDADAMLAALCEFVDDLPTDQNSTVAAAAVMAIADVDGAVSARARSLVGAEVARHGGVGFGPRPGLLAIKLFDRPARALACAHALVAAAIPLAIGLDVGPITAGRVLEGAAIERATALAQRAAPGQLFASTALCALLGDQATPLERCELDGERVCASPAPPGRAPTGGSAGPRSHSSAA, from the coding sequence GTGGACAACCCGGGCTGGACCCCGCCGCCTGAGTTCGACGACCTGATGATCATCCGTCCGCTCGGCGCTGGCGGCATGGGCTCGGTGTTCCTGGCGCGCGAGCGTCACCTCGATCGCCTGGTCGCCGTGAAGTTCGTCGCGACCGGCACGCGCGATCCTCACGCGACCGAGCGCTTCCGGATCGAGGCGCGCGCGCTGGCCCGGCTGCAGCACCCCAACATCGTCGCGGTCTACCGGCTCGGCGAGGTCGACGGGCATCCGTACCTCGCGTACGAGTTCGTCGACGGCGAGCGGATCGATCGCCTGCGGCTGCCGATGGGCTGGCCGCAGGTGCTGGCGATCATGCTCGGGGTCGCGCGCGGCCTGGCCGCGGCCCACCACGCCGGCGTGCTGCACCGCGATCTCAAGCCGGCCAACCTGATGCTGGCGCCCGGCGGGGACGTCAAGGTCCTCGACTTCGGGCTGGCGCGGATCTTCGACCCGGCGACCGGCCTGGGTGAGGGCGTCGATCTCGGCGAGGCCGACCCGTACGTGCTGGCGCCGCTCGAGCACACCGCGACCACCTGGGACGCGTCGACCTCGACGCCGTCGGGCCGGCTCACGTCGATCGGCAGCCTGGTCGGTACGCCGCTGTACCTGGCGCCGGAGCTGTGGAGCGGCGAGCGGCCGACGCCGTGGGTCGACCTCTACGCGCTCGGGCTGATCGCGTACGAGCTCCTGCTCGGCTACCACCCGCGCAGCCTGCTGGTCGGCGTCGAGCTGGCGCAGCAGGTGCGCGCCCACGATCTGCCGCGGCTGACCGAGGAGGTGCCGTCGGCGCCGCGGCCGCTGACCGAGCTGATCGATCGCCTGGTCGCCCGGGATCCAGCCGAGCGCCCGGCCTCGGCCGAGGTCGTCCGCGACGAGCTCGAGATGCTGCGGGCGCTGTACCGCCCGTACCTCGGCGGCGCGCTGGCCGAGGCCGCCGACGAGGTCGGCCGATCGTTCGAGCGCCTCAGCCGGCGCGGGATCGCGGTGACCGAGGAGTTCTTCCACCGCTGGTTCGCGGCCGACCCGAGCGTCGTGCCGGTGCTCGCCGACGCGACCGCGTCGCGGCCGCGGATGCTGCTCGGCGCGCTCAAGCTCGCGGTCGAGAACCTGCACGACCCGGCCGGGATGCTGGCGACGATCGAGGATCTCGGCCGGCGCCACGTCGGCAAGGGCGTGCGGCCCGAGCACTTCGCGCCGATGGGCGAGGCGCTGCTCGCGACCCTGGCGGTGTTCGATCCGGCGTGGACCGAGGCCACGCGCCGGGCGTGGACGACCGCCTGGAACGGCGTCGCCCAGATCCTGCGGCGCACGCTCGAGCAGGTCGAGCCGTCGGCCGAGCGGCCGATCGAGCCGTGGCGCTGGGTGCTGCCGCCGGCGCCGCCGCGGACCCGGTGGGCGGTGCGGCCCGGCGGCGACGTCGCCTGGCAGGAGGTCGGCCACGGGCCGATCGACGTGGTCGTGATGGGCGAGTGGCTGACCGACGTCGACGCGACCTGGCGCCACCCGCTCGTGGCCGGGTTCTTCCTCGGGCTGGCCGTGCGCCACCGCGTGATCCTGTTCGATCGACGCGGCACCGGGTGCTCGACCCGGTCGGTGGCGCCGACGCTCGACGCCCACGTCGACGATCTGCGCACGGTGCTCGACGCCGCCGGCGCCGATCGCCCGGTGCTGCTGGCGCTCGGCGACGCCGCCGCGGCCGCGGCCTTGTACGCGGCCACTCGCCCGCGCCGGGTCCGCGCGCTGGTCGTGGTCGGCGGCGGCCTCGCCGACCCCGGCGCGGCCCCGCCCGATCTCGGCGACGAGCTGCGCGCGGGCTGGGGCGGCGCGGTGCGGATCGGCGCGCTGGCTCCGAGCCTCGCGGCCGACCCCACCTACCGCCACTGGTGGGCGGCGCTGTTGCGCGGCGCCTCGAACCCGAGCGACGCCGCCACCTTGCTGGCACGCGCGGCCGCGGTCGACGTCAGCGCAGTGCTGCCGGCGGTCCGGGCCCCGACGCTGGTGATCCGTCGGAGCGACGATCAGGTCTGCAGCGCGGCCGCGGCCCGGCGCCTGGCCGAGCGCATCACCGGCGCGACCCTGCGCGAGCTGCCCGGTGCTGACCACGTCCCGTGGGCCGGCGACGCCGACGCGATGCTGGCGGCGCTGTGCGAGTTCGTCGATGACCTGCCGACCGACCAGAACTCGACGGTCGCGGCGGCGGCGGTGATGGCGATCGCCGACGTCGACGGCGCCGTCAGCGCGCGGGCGCGCTCGCTGGTCGGGGCCGAGGTCGCGCGCCACGGCGGCGTCGGCTTCGGGCCGCGCCCGGGCCTGCTCGCGATCAAGCTGTTCGATCGGCCGGCGCGGGCGCTGGCCTGCGCCCATGCGCTGGTCGCAGCGGCGATCCCGCTGGCGATCGGGCTCGACGTCGGGCCGATCACCGCCGGGCGGGTCCTCGAGGGCGCCGCGATCGAGCGCGCGACGGCGCTGGCGCAGCGGGCGGCGCCGGGCCAGCTGTTCGCGTCGACGGCGCTGTGCGCGCTGCTCGGCGACCAGGCCACGCCCCTCGAGCGGTGTGAGCTCGACGGCGAGCGGGTGTGCGCGTCGCCCGCGCCGCCGGGCCGCGCGCCGACCGGGGGCAGCGCCGGGCCGCGCAGCCACTCGAGCGCGGCCTGA
- a CDS encoding D-alanyl-D-alanine carboxypeptidase family protein, translating to MRITAALLLSATALACTEPPSLGERGAAATVSDFETTSCSTAVVLELSRQIAGEVGCMVPGQLVAFPEGNGLVFTGGAILPYASEVGRADLLAAVAAGGGAELQLTSAYRTVAQQYLLYRWYQLGRCGIPVAAAPGGSNHESGRAIDVGNFAAWITILGDHGWAHDVPGDDVHFDHLASPDLRGTDVLAFQRLWNRNRPATPIDEDGDYGPMTAMALAMAPAEGFALGPSCATEALAVEVLSIAGARTVASGATFTVEVTVRNAGTVTWPADTALVTAEPLGRASDLTAPSWLGPDRIALAEAATPPGATRQFTFDAIAPVVESDTELTEAFTLAIGADHAGALALVVTVTADGGGCCSTGGRGDGWVLPALAGALGLRRRRRR from the coding sequence ATGCGCATCACCGCCGCCCTGCTCCTGTCCGCGACCGCGCTGGCGTGCACCGAGCCGCCGTCGCTGGGCGAGCGCGGCGCCGCCGCGACCGTCAGCGACTTCGAGACCACGTCGTGCTCGACCGCCGTGGTGCTCGAGCTGTCGCGGCAGATCGCCGGCGAGGTCGGGTGCATGGTGCCGGGCCAGCTGGTCGCGTTCCCCGAGGGCAACGGCCTGGTCTTCACCGGCGGCGCGATCCTGCCCTACGCCAGCGAGGTCGGCCGCGCCGATCTGCTCGCGGCGGTCGCGGCCGGCGGCGGCGCCGAGCTGCAGCTGACCTCGGCTTACCGCACGGTCGCGCAGCAGTACCTGCTCTACCGCTGGTACCAGCTCGGGCGCTGCGGCATCCCGGTCGCGGCCGCGCCCGGCGGCTCGAACCACGAGAGCGGGCGCGCGATCGACGTCGGCAACTTCGCCGCGTGGATCACGATCCTGGGCGATCACGGCTGGGCCCACGACGTGCCCGGCGACGACGTCCACTTCGATCACCTGGCGTCGCCGGATCTGCGCGGCACCGACGTGCTGGCGTTCCAGCGGCTGTGGAACCGCAACCGGCCGGCCACGCCGATCGACGAGGACGGCGACTACGGCCCGATGACCGCGATGGCGCTGGCGATGGCGCCGGCCGAGGGCTTCGCGCTCGGGCCGAGCTGCGCGACCGAGGCGCTCGCGGTCGAGGTCCTGTCGATCGCCGGCGCGCGCACCGTCGCCAGCGGCGCCACGTTCACGGTCGAGGTCACCGTGCGCAACGCCGGCACCGTGACCTGGCCGGCCGACACCGCGCTGGTCACCGCCGAGCCGCTCGGCCGCGCCAGCGACCTGACCGCGCCGAGCTGGCTCGGGCCCGATCGGATCGCGCTGGCCGAGGCCGCGACCCCGCCCGGCGCCACCCGGCAGTTCACCTTCGACGCGATCGCGCCGGTGGTCGAGTCCGACACCGAGCTGACCGAGGCGTTCACGCTGGCGATCGGCGCCGACCACGCCGGCGCGCTGGCGCTGGTCGTGACCGTCACCGCCGACGGCGGCGGCTGCTGCTCGACCGGCGGCCGCGGCGACGGCTGGGTGCTGCCGGCGCTGGCCGGGGCGCTGGGCCTGCGCCGTCGGCGCCGGCGATGA
- a CDS encoding DUF4215 domain-containing protein: protein MLDHLRRRRPRRRRGLRRRRHHQRRRLLRDLRDRTWLDLHRRHTVGVLDHLRRRRPRRRRGLRRRRHHPGDGCSATCTVEPGWTCMGTTPSVCSTTCGDGIIAGAEACDDGNPASGDGCSATCAIEPGWTCTGAPSACVTTCGDGIPAGAETCDDGNTTAGDGCGATCATEPGWTCTGAPSACTTSCGDGVVAGAETCDDGNTTAGDGCDATCATEPGWTCTGAPSACTTTCGDGVVAGAEACDDGNTTADDGCSTTCAIEPGWSCTGAPSACSPNCGDGMVDGAETCDDGNTTADDGCSPTCQEEPGWTCDAAMPSVCTEDCGNGALDDNEACDDGNIAADDGCSPTCAVEVGWMCTGDPSVCGPICGDSMIIGGEACDDGNTAPLDGCGATCAIEDHWTCPTPGQPCEPDVSIAGGCSAGGGGGGLPLAAGLLLLGIVVRRRRGAATLAVLLALASTAAPAAAQVTGSSAYSAERFRLAMDRDGVLGAEAARAPGHLVLDIGLWLGYANDPITVRDTDPDHTRLGALVSGRVGGDLVASVGLGSRFELGLAAPVILSQSESLGMLSTSTGELSSLGFGDLSLTPKAALLRGSVDVAVAVAVTLPTSGGSDYLGEDGVTVAPALLVGRTAGPLRLLGNLGYRARKSAQMVDLAVDDELFARAGVGYQIGKADVMGELSFATQASDPFASYNITHAEARAGVGYDVTPGLRLFAATGAGLASGFGTPDWRALGGVFFGAGHGTPVAREVAKVVDTDGDGFLDDVDKCVTEPETVNSFEDDDGCPDNPDADGDGILVPADQCPDEPETVNSFEDDDGCPDAIPDADGDGLTDPNDSCPTEPEDVDGFEDDDGCPDADNDQDTVLDAVDRCPLEAGVVDNAGCPDTDRDGDTVVDRLDNCPDVPGSVKNQGCKDKQLVTITGGTIDTLEIIYFKTDKDIIQKRSYKLLTNVASVISGHSEIVRVTIEGHTDNFGDDAYNKDLSQRRAQAVADFLVGQGISADLLVPIGYGEERPIKDNSTKKGRARNRRVEFKLETGPAPATP from the coding sequence GTGCTCGACCACCTGCGGCGACGGCGTCCGCGCCGGCGCCGAGGCCTGCGACGACGGCGACACCACCAGCGGCGACGGCTGCTCCGCGACCTGCGCGATCGAACCTGGCTGGACCTGCACCGGCGTCACACCGTCGGTGTGCTCGACCACCTGCGGCGACGGCGTCCGCGCCGGCGCCGAGGCCTGCGACGACGGCGGCACCACCCGGGCGACGGCTGCTCCGCCACCTGCACGGTCGAACCCGGCTGGACCTGCATGGGCACCACCCCGTCGGTCTGCTCGACCACCTGCGGCGACGGCATCATCGCCGGGGCCGAGGCCTGCGACGACGGCAACCCCGCCAGCGGCGACGGCTGCAGCGCCACCTGCGCGATCGAACCAGGCTGGACCTGCACCGGCGCGCCCAGCGCGTGCGTGACCACTTGCGGCGACGGCATCCCGGCGGGCGCCGAGACCTGCGACGACGGCAACACCACCGCCGGCGACGGCTGCGGCGCGACCTGCGCCACCGAGCCCGGCTGGACCTGCACCGGCGCGCCCAGCGCCTGCACCACCAGCTGCGGCGACGGCGTGGTCGCCGGCGCCGAGACCTGCGACGATGGCAACACCACCGCCGGCGACGGCTGCGACGCGACCTGCGCCACCGAGCCCGGCTGGACCTGCACCGGCGCCCCGAGCGCCTGCACGACGACGTGCGGTGACGGCGTGGTCGCCGGCGCCGAGGCCTGCGACGACGGCAACACCACCGCCGACGACGGCTGCTCGACCACCTGCGCCATCGAGCCGGGCTGGTCGTGCACCGGTGCGCCCAGCGCGTGCTCGCCCAACTGTGGCGACGGCATGGTCGACGGCGCCGAGACCTGCGACGACGGCAACACCACCGCCGACGACGGCTGCTCGCCGACCTGCCAGGAGGAGCCGGGCTGGACCTGCGACGCCGCGATGCCGAGCGTGTGCACCGAGGACTGCGGCAACGGCGCCCTCGACGACAACGAGGCCTGCGACGACGGCAACATCGCCGCCGACGACGGCTGCTCGCCGACCTGCGCGGTCGAGGTCGGCTGGATGTGCACCGGCGACCCGAGCGTGTGCGGACCGATCTGCGGCGACAGCATGATCATCGGCGGCGAGGCGTGCGACGACGGCAACACCGCGCCGCTCGACGGCTGCGGCGCGACCTGCGCGATCGAGGATCACTGGACCTGCCCCACGCCGGGCCAGCCGTGCGAGCCCGACGTCAGCATCGCCGGCGGCTGCTCGGCGGGCGGCGGCGGTGGCGGGCTGCCGCTCGCCGCGGGCCTGCTGCTGCTCGGGATCGTGGTCCGGCGCCGCCGCGGCGCGGCCACCCTCGCGGTGCTGCTCGCGCTGGCGTCGACCGCGGCGCCGGCCGCGGCCCAGGTCACCGGCTCGTCGGCCTACTCGGCCGAGCGGTTCCGGCTGGCGATGGATCGCGACGGCGTGCTCGGCGCCGAGGCGGCCCGGGCGCCCGGCCACCTCGTCCTCGACATCGGCCTGTGGCTCGGCTACGCCAACGACCCCATCACGGTCCGCGACACCGATCCCGATCACACCCGCCTGGGCGCGCTGGTCAGCGGCCGCGTCGGCGGCGATCTGGTCGCGTCGGTCGGGCTCGGCTCGCGGTTCGAGCTCGGCCTGGCCGCGCCGGTGATCCTGTCGCAGTCCGAGTCGCTGGGCATGCTGTCGACCAGCACCGGCGAGCTGTCGAGCCTCGGGTTCGGCGACCTGTCGCTGACGCCCAAGGCCGCGCTCCTGCGCGGCTCGGTCGACGTCGCCGTCGCGGTGGCGGTCACGCTGCCGACCAGCGGCGGCTCCGACTACCTCGGCGAGGACGGCGTGACGGTGGCGCCGGCGCTGCTGGTCGGGCGCACCGCCGGGCCGCTGCGGCTGCTCGGCAACCTCGGCTACCGCGCCCGCAAGAGCGCGCAGATGGTCGACCTCGCGGTCGACGACGAGCTGTTCGCCCGCGCCGGCGTCGGGTACCAGATCGGCAAGGCCGACGTGATGGGCGAGCTCTCGTTCGCCACCCAGGCCAGCGACCCGTTCGCCTCCTACAACATCACCCACGCCGAGGCCCGCGCCGGCGTCGGCTACGACGTCACGCCCGGCCTGCGGCTGTTCGCGGCCACCGGCGCCGGCCTGGCCTCGGGCTTCGGCACCCCCGACTGGCGCGCGCTGGGCGGCGTCTTCTTCGGCGCCGGCCACGGCACGCCGGTCGCGCGCGAGGTCGCGAAGGTGGTCGACACCGATGGTGACGGCTTCCTCGACGACGTCGACAAGTGCGTCACCGAGCCCGAGACCGTCAACAGCTTCGAGGACGACGACGGCTGCCCCGACAACCCCGACGCCGACGGCGACGGCATCCTGGTGCCGGCCGACCAGTGTCCGGACGAGCCCGAGACCGTCAACAGCTTCGAGGACGACGACGGCTGCCCCGACGCGATCCCCGACGCCGACGGCGACGGCCTGACCGATCCCAACGACAGCTGCCCGACCGAGCCCGAGGACGTCGACGGCTTCGAGGACGACGACGGCTGCCCCGACGCCGACAACGATCAGGACACGGTCCTCGACGCCGTCGACCGGTGCCCGCTCGAGGCCGGCGTCGTCGACAACGCCGGCTGCCCCGACACCGATCGCGACGGCGACACCGTGGTCGATCGCCTCGACAACTGCCCGGACGTGCCGGGCTCGGTCAAGAACCAGGGCTGCAAGGACAAGCAGCTCGTGACGATCACCGGCGGCACGATCGACACGCTCGAGATCATCTACTTCAAGACCGACAAGGACATCATCCAGAAGCGCTCGTACAAGCTGCTCACCAACGTCGCGTCGGTGATCAGCGGCCACAGCGAGATCGTCCGGGTCACGATCGAGGGCCACACCGACAACTTCGGCGACGACGCCTACAACAAGGACCTGTCGCAGCGCCGGGCCCAGGCCGTCGCTGACTTCCTGGTGGGCCAGGGCATCTCAGCCGATCTGCTGGTGCCGATCGGCTACGGCGAGGAGCGCCCGATCAAGGACAACAGCACCAAGAAGGGCCGGGCCCGCAACCGCCGCGTCGAGTTCAAGCTCGAGACCGGGCCGGCGCCCGCCACGCCCTGA